One part of the Magallana gigas chromosome 5, xbMagGiga1.1, whole genome shotgun sequence genome encodes these proteins:
- the LOC105323221 gene encoding dual specificity tyrosine-phosphorylation-regulated kinase 4 isoform X12: MHDNISHRRQSPLNANLQQRSNRLNADGSKYQSSSQHISTKQSTAGAVPTHHSTQNKHKSGVSYTEGGKLVAAVAPTTTLPQLSNQNELKNSHQKQHHDNDANTLPQLNKKSESYTRQSSYSTINTGTPDRTKRDAYGNKLPMTPGEALKQFRSKLTAFEQTEILDYPEIWFLGLEAKKIEGVPGGAQNNGYDDENGSYIKVMHDHMVYRYEILEVLGKGSFGQVVKCYDHKTDQMVAVKIIRNKKRFHHQALVEVKILDALRRRDKDNQFNIIHMGEYFYFRNHLCITFELMGMNLYELIKKNNFQGFSIALIRRFAFSLLQCLKMLHRERIIHCDLKPENILLRQRGQSSIKVIDFGSSCYEHQRVYTYIQSRFYRSPEVILGLPYSMPIDMWSFGCILAELYTGYPLFPGENEVEQLACIMEVLGLPSGNVLDQATRRRLFFDSKGNPRCITNSKGKKRRVGSKDLQQAVKTCDANFLDFIRRCLEWDPNIRMTPEEALQHDWIKEGLVNRKARDSNRSQQKTSHRPSPAVSDQNSDHHKPTDPYKVPAQVPGKERQKSDEWKVSLKERKQSAKRVPPVGASADHTHEEHSARGPHYFTAPSAKSTKGSARKEDSHNVVSEEVKSLAPGHPHHPKADPNNTEDSKFLPPIVK, from the exons AGCCCCCTGAATGCCAACCTCCAGCAGCGGTCCAACCGGCTGAATGCTGATGGCAGTAAATACCAGTCGTCCTCCCAGCACATCTCCACCAAACAGAGCACCGCCGGGGCGGTACCCACCCACCACTCTACCCAGAACAAGCACAAGTCAGGCGTCTCCTACACAGAG GGTGGTAAGCTGGTAGCTGCTGTAGCCCCCACCACCACACTCCCTCAGCTGAGCAACCAGAATGAGTTAAAGAACTCGCACCAGAAGCAGCACCATGATAACGACGCTAACACGCTGCCGCAGCTCAACAAGAAGTCCGAGTCGTACACCCGCCAAAGTTCCTATTCCACCATCAACACGGGCACCCCCGACAGAACCAAGAGGGACGCGTACGGCAACAAGCTGCCAATGACTCCCGGGG AGGCATTAAAGCAGTTCAGAAGTAAATTGACAGCTTTTGAGCAGACAGAGATCTTAGATTACCCAGAAATCTGGTTCCTTGGTCTTGAGGCCAAGAAGATCGAAGGTGTTCCAGGCGGAGCTCAGAACAATGGCTATGATGATGAGAATGGCTCCTACATCAAG GTCATGCATGACCACATGGTGTATAGATATGAAATTCTCGAAGTGCTGGGTAAAGGCTCATTTGGTCAAGTGGTCAAATGCTATGACCACAAGACAGATCAGATGGTCGCTGTcaaaattatcagaaataagAAAAG ATTTCACCACCAAGCTCTGGTCGAAGTCAAGATTCTGGACGCACTCCGTCGGCGAGACAAAGACAACCAATTCAACATCATCCACATGGGAGAATACTTCTATTTCCGCAATCATCTCTGTATCACATTTGAACTCATGGG gaTGAACTTGTATGAATTAATCAAGAAGAACAATTTTCAGGGATTCAGTATAGCTTTAATTCGTAGATTTGCCTTTTCTCTTCTCCAATGCCTTAAAATGTTACATCGAGAGAGAATAATACACTGTGATCTAAAGCCA GAAAACATATTACTACGACAACGAGGTCAAAGTTCCATTAAAGTCATAGACTTTGGATCCAGTTGTTACGAACACCAAAGAG TGTACACGTACATCCAGAGTCGGTTTTACCGCTCGCCTGAGGTAATCCTGGGGTTACCCTACTCCATGCCGATAGACATGTGGAGCTTTGGCTGTATCCTGGCGGAGCTGTACACGGGGTACCCCCTGTTCCCCGGGGAGAACGAGGTGGAGCAGCTGGCCTGTATCATGGAGGTCCTGGGACTCCCCAGTGGAAACGTGCTGGATCAGGCCACCAGGAGGCGCCTCTTCTTTG ATTCTAAAGGTAACCCGAGGTGTATCACGAACAGCAAAGGCAAGAAGAGGCGGGTCGGGTCGAAGGACCTTCAGCAGGCGGTCAAGACTTGTGACGCTAACTTCCTGGACTTCATCAGGAGATGTCTCGA ATGGGACCCTAATATCCGGATGACTCCAGAGGAGGCCCTGCAGCATGACTGGATCAAGGAGGGCTTGGTCAACAGGAAGGCAAGGGACTCCAACCGGTCACAACAGAAGACGTCCCACCGCCCGTCCCCTGCCGTGTCTGATCAGAACAGTGACCACCACAAGCCCACCGACCCCTACAAAGTCCCTGCACAGGTCCCTGGCAAAG AGCGTCAGAAGAGTGACGAATGGAAGGTCAGTCTAAAGGAGAGGAAACAGAGTGCCAAACGAGTTCCCCCTGTGGGGGCCTCGGCCGATCACACTCATGAGGAGCATAGTGCTAGAG GGCCCCATTATTTTACAGCTCCCAGTGCCAAGAGTACTAAGGGCAGCGCCAGGAAGGAGGATAGCCACAACGTGGTCAGTGAGGAGGTGAAGAGCCTGGCCCCTGGGCACCCCCACCACCCCAAGGCTGACCCAAACAACACAGAGGACTCAAAATTCTTGCCACCCATTGTGAAATAA
- the LOC105323221 gene encoding dual specificity tyrosine-phosphorylation-regulated kinase 4 isoform X13, whose protein sequence is MTSEHRSSPLNANLQQRSNRLNADGSKYQSSSQHISTKQSTAGAVPTHHSTQNKHKSGVSYTEGGKLVAAVAPTTTLPQLSNQNELKNSHQKQHHDNDANTLPQLNKKSESYTRQSSYSTINTGTPDRTKRDAYGNKLPMTPGEALKQFRSKLTAFEQTEILDYPEIWFLGLEAKKIEGVPGGAQNNGYDDENGSYIKVMHDHMVYRYEILEVLGKGSFGQVVKCYDHKTDQMVAVKIIRNKKRFHHQALVEVKILDALRRRDKDNQFNIIHMGEYFYFRNHLCITFELMGMNLYELIKKNNFQGFSIALIRRFAFSLLQCLKMLHRERIIHCDLKPENILLRQRGQSSIKVIDFGSSCYEHQRVYTYIQSRFYRSPEVILGLPYSMPIDMWSFGCILAELYTGYPLFPGENEVEQLACIMEVLGLPSGNVLDQATRRRLFFDSKGNPRCITNSKGKKRRVGSKDLQQAVKTCDANFLDFIRRCLEWDPNIRMTPEEALQHDWIKEGLVNRKARDSNRSQQKTSHRPSPAVSDQNSDHHKPTDPYKVPAQVPGKERQKSDEWKVSLKERKQSAKRVPPVGASADHTHEEHSARGPHYFTAPSAKSTKGSARKEDSHNVVSEEVKSLAPGHPHHPKADPNNTEDSKFLPPIVK, encoded by the exons ATGACTTCTGAACATCGGTCT AGCCCCCTGAATGCCAACCTCCAGCAGCGGTCCAACCGGCTGAATGCTGATGGCAGTAAATACCAGTCGTCCTCCCAGCACATCTCCACCAAACAGAGCACCGCCGGGGCGGTACCCACCCACCACTCTACCCAGAACAAGCACAAGTCAGGCGTCTCCTACACAGAG GGTGGTAAGCTGGTAGCTGCTGTAGCCCCCACCACCACACTCCCTCAGCTGAGCAACCAGAATGAGTTAAAGAACTCGCACCAGAAGCAGCACCATGATAACGACGCTAACACGCTGCCGCAGCTCAACAAGAAGTCCGAGTCGTACACCCGCCAAAGTTCCTATTCCACCATCAACACGGGCACCCCCGACAGAACCAAGAGGGACGCGTACGGCAACAAGCTGCCAATGACTCCCGGGG AGGCATTAAAGCAGTTCAGAAGTAAATTGACAGCTTTTGAGCAGACAGAGATCTTAGATTACCCAGAAATCTGGTTCCTTGGTCTTGAGGCCAAGAAGATCGAAGGTGTTCCAGGCGGAGCTCAGAACAATGGCTATGATGATGAGAATGGCTCCTACATCAAG GTCATGCATGACCACATGGTGTATAGATATGAAATTCTCGAAGTGCTGGGTAAAGGCTCATTTGGTCAAGTGGTCAAATGCTATGACCACAAGACAGATCAGATGGTCGCTGTcaaaattatcagaaataagAAAAG ATTTCACCACCAAGCTCTGGTCGAAGTCAAGATTCTGGACGCACTCCGTCGGCGAGACAAAGACAACCAATTCAACATCATCCACATGGGAGAATACTTCTATTTCCGCAATCATCTCTGTATCACATTTGAACTCATGGG gaTGAACTTGTATGAATTAATCAAGAAGAACAATTTTCAGGGATTCAGTATAGCTTTAATTCGTAGATTTGCCTTTTCTCTTCTCCAATGCCTTAAAATGTTACATCGAGAGAGAATAATACACTGTGATCTAAAGCCA GAAAACATATTACTACGACAACGAGGTCAAAGTTCCATTAAAGTCATAGACTTTGGATCCAGTTGTTACGAACACCAAAGAG TGTACACGTACATCCAGAGTCGGTTTTACCGCTCGCCTGAGGTAATCCTGGGGTTACCCTACTCCATGCCGATAGACATGTGGAGCTTTGGCTGTATCCTGGCGGAGCTGTACACGGGGTACCCCCTGTTCCCCGGGGAGAACGAGGTGGAGCAGCTGGCCTGTATCATGGAGGTCCTGGGACTCCCCAGTGGAAACGTGCTGGATCAGGCCACCAGGAGGCGCCTCTTCTTTG ATTCTAAAGGTAACCCGAGGTGTATCACGAACAGCAAAGGCAAGAAGAGGCGGGTCGGGTCGAAGGACCTTCAGCAGGCGGTCAAGACTTGTGACGCTAACTTCCTGGACTTCATCAGGAGATGTCTCGA ATGGGACCCTAATATCCGGATGACTCCAGAGGAGGCCCTGCAGCATGACTGGATCAAGGAGGGCTTGGTCAACAGGAAGGCAAGGGACTCCAACCGGTCACAACAGAAGACGTCCCACCGCCCGTCCCCTGCCGTGTCTGATCAGAACAGTGACCACCACAAGCCCACCGACCCCTACAAAGTCCCTGCACAGGTCCCTGGCAAAG AGCGTCAGAAGAGTGACGAATGGAAGGTCAGTCTAAAGGAGAGGAAACAGAGTGCCAAACGAGTTCCCCCTGTGGGGGCCTCGGCCGATCACACTCATGAGGAGCATAGTGCTAGAG GGCCCCATTATTTTACAGCTCCCAGTGCCAAGAGTACTAAGGGCAGCGCCAGGAAGGAGGATAGCCACAACGTGGTCAGTGAGGAGGTGAAGAGCCTGGCCCCTGGGCACCCCCACCACCCCAAGGCTGACCCAAACAACACAGAGGACTCAAAATTCTTGCCACCCATTGTGAAATAA
- the LOC105323221 gene encoding dual specificity tyrosine-phosphorylation-regulated kinase 4 isoform X5, whose protein sequence is MSKPGKKKRYKKMKERSHLQQNTKHQYVQALQPLQLPLIVPLSTKSPLNANLQQRSNRLNADGSKYQSSSQHISTKQSTAGAVPTHHSTQNKHKSGVSYTEGGKLVAAVAPTTTLPQLSNQNELKNSHQKQHHDNDANTLPQLNKKSESYTRQSSYSTINTGTPDRTKRDAYGNKLPMTPGEALKQFRSKLTAFEQTEILDYPEIWFLGLEAKKIEGVPGGAQNNGYDDENGSYIKVMHDHMVYRYEILEVLGKGSFGQVVKCYDHKTDQMVAVKIIRNKKRFHHQALVEVKILDALRRRDKDNQFNIIHMGEYFYFRNHLCITFELMGMNLYELIKKNNFQGFSIALIRRFAFSLLQCLKMLHRERIIHCDLKPENILLRQRGQSSIKVIDFGSSCYEHQRVYTYIQSRFYRSPEVILGLPYSMPIDMWSFGCILAELYTGYPLFPGENEVEQLACIMEVLGLPSGNVLDQATRRRLFFDSKGNPRCITNSKGKKRRVGSKDLQQAVKTCDANFLDFIRRCLEWDPNIRMTPEEALQHDWIKEGLVNRKARDSNRSQQKTSHRPSPAVSDQNSDHHKPTDPYKVPAQVPGKERQKSDEWKVSLKERKQSAKRVPPVGASADHTHEEHSARGPHYFTAPSAKSTKGSARKEDSHNVVSEEVKSLAPGHPHHPKADPNNTEDSKFLPPIVK, encoded by the exons AGCCCCCTGAATGCCAACCTCCAGCAGCGGTCCAACCGGCTGAATGCTGATGGCAGTAAATACCAGTCGTCCTCCCAGCACATCTCCACCAAACAGAGCACCGCCGGGGCGGTACCCACCCACCACTCTACCCAGAACAAGCACAAGTCAGGCGTCTCCTACACAGAG GGTGGTAAGCTGGTAGCTGCTGTAGCCCCCACCACCACACTCCCTCAGCTGAGCAACCAGAATGAGTTAAAGAACTCGCACCAGAAGCAGCACCATGATAACGACGCTAACACGCTGCCGCAGCTCAACAAGAAGTCCGAGTCGTACACCCGCCAAAGTTCCTATTCCACCATCAACACGGGCACCCCCGACAGAACCAAGAGGGACGCGTACGGCAACAAGCTGCCAATGACTCCCGGGG AGGCATTAAAGCAGTTCAGAAGTAAATTGACAGCTTTTGAGCAGACAGAGATCTTAGATTACCCAGAAATCTGGTTCCTTGGTCTTGAGGCCAAGAAGATCGAAGGTGTTCCAGGCGGAGCTCAGAACAATGGCTATGATGATGAGAATGGCTCCTACATCAAG GTCATGCATGACCACATGGTGTATAGATATGAAATTCTCGAAGTGCTGGGTAAAGGCTCATTTGGTCAAGTGGTCAAATGCTATGACCACAAGACAGATCAGATGGTCGCTGTcaaaattatcagaaataagAAAAG ATTTCACCACCAAGCTCTGGTCGAAGTCAAGATTCTGGACGCACTCCGTCGGCGAGACAAAGACAACCAATTCAACATCATCCACATGGGAGAATACTTCTATTTCCGCAATCATCTCTGTATCACATTTGAACTCATGGG gaTGAACTTGTATGAATTAATCAAGAAGAACAATTTTCAGGGATTCAGTATAGCTTTAATTCGTAGATTTGCCTTTTCTCTTCTCCAATGCCTTAAAATGTTACATCGAGAGAGAATAATACACTGTGATCTAAAGCCA GAAAACATATTACTACGACAACGAGGTCAAAGTTCCATTAAAGTCATAGACTTTGGATCCAGTTGTTACGAACACCAAAGAG TGTACACGTACATCCAGAGTCGGTTTTACCGCTCGCCTGAGGTAATCCTGGGGTTACCCTACTCCATGCCGATAGACATGTGGAGCTTTGGCTGTATCCTGGCGGAGCTGTACACGGGGTACCCCCTGTTCCCCGGGGAGAACGAGGTGGAGCAGCTGGCCTGTATCATGGAGGTCCTGGGACTCCCCAGTGGAAACGTGCTGGATCAGGCCACCAGGAGGCGCCTCTTCTTTG ATTCTAAAGGTAACCCGAGGTGTATCACGAACAGCAAAGGCAAGAAGAGGCGGGTCGGGTCGAAGGACCTTCAGCAGGCGGTCAAGACTTGTGACGCTAACTTCCTGGACTTCATCAGGAGATGTCTCGA ATGGGACCCTAATATCCGGATGACTCCAGAGGAGGCCCTGCAGCATGACTGGATCAAGGAGGGCTTGGTCAACAGGAAGGCAAGGGACTCCAACCGGTCACAACAGAAGACGTCCCACCGCCCGTCCCCTGCCGTGTCTGATCAGAACAGTGACCACCACAAGCCCACCGACCCCTACAAAGTCCCTGCACAGGTCCCTGGCAAAG AGCGTCAGAAGAGTGACGAATGGAAGGTCAGTCTAAAGGAGAGGAAACAGAGTGCCAAACGAGTTCCCCCTGTGGGGGCCTCGGCCGATCACACTCATGAGGAGCATAGTGCTAGAG GGCCCCATTATTTTACAGCTCCCAGTGCCAAGAGTACTAAGGGCAGCGCCAGGAAGGAGGATAGCCACAACGTGGTCAGTGAGGAGGTGAAGAGCCTGGCCCCTGGGCACCCCCACCACCCCAAGGCTGACCCAAACAACACAGAGGACTCAAAATTCTTGCCACCCATTGTGAAATAA
- the LOC105323221 gene encoding dual specificity tyrosine-phosphorylation-regulated kinase 4 isoform X6 yields MKYKKMKERSHLQQNTKHQYVQALQPLQLPLIVPLSTKSPLNANLQQRSNRLNADGSKYQSSSQHISTKQSTAGAVPTHHSTQNKHKSGVSYTEGGKLVAAVAPTTTLPQLSNQNELKNSHQKQHHDNDANTLPQLNKKSESYTRQSSYSTINTGTPDRTKRDAYGNKLPMTPGEALKQFRSKLTAFEQTEILDYPEIWFLGLEAKKIEGVPGGAQNNGYDDENGSYIKVMHDHMVYRYEILEVLGKGSFGQVVKCYDHKTDQMVAVKIIRNKKRFHHQALVEVKILDALRRRDKDNQFNIIHMGEYFYFRNHLCITFELMGMNLYELIKKNNFQGFSIALIRRFAFSLLQCLKMLHRERIIHCDLKPENILLRQRGQSSIKVIDFGSSCYEHQRVYTYIQSRFYRSPEVILGLPYSMPIDMWSFGCILAELYTGYPLFPGENEVEQLACIMEVLGLPSGNVLDQATRRRLFFDSKGNPRCITNSKGKKRRVGSKDLQQAVKTCDANFLDFIRRCLEWDPNIRMTPEEALQHDWIKEGLVNRKARDSNRSQQKTSHRPSPAVSDQNSDHHKPTDPYKVPAQVPGKERQKSDEWKVSLKERKQSAKRVPPVGASADHTHEEHSARGPHYFTAPSAKSTKGSARKEDSHNVVSEEVKSLAPGHPHHPKADPNNTEDSKFLPPIVK; encoded by the exons AGCCCCCTGAATGCCAACCTCCAGCAGCGGTCCAACCGGCTGAATGCTGATGGCAGTAAATACCAGTCGTCCTCCCAGCACATCTCCACCAAACAGAGCACCGCCGGGGCGGTACCCACCCACCACTCTACCCAGAACAAGCACAAGTCAGGCGTCTCCTACACAGAG GGTGGTAAGCTGGTAGCTGCTGTAGCCCCCACCACCACACTCCCTCAGCTGAGCAACCAGAATGAGTTAAAGAACTCGCACCAGAAGCAGCACCATGATAACGACGCTAACACGCTGCCGCAGCTCAACAAGAAGTCCGAGTCGTACACCCGCCAAAGTTCCTATTCCACCATCAACACGGGCACCCCCGACAGAACCAAGAGGGACGCGTACGGCAACAAGCTGCCAATGACTCCCGGGG AGGCATTAAAGCAGTTCAGAAGTAAATTGACAGCTTTTGAGCAGACAGAGATCTTAGATTACCCAGAAATCTGGTTCCTTGGTCTTGAGGCCAAGAAGATCGAAGGTGTTCCAGGCGGAGCTCAGAACAATGGCTATGATGATGAGAATGGCTCCTACATCAAG GTCATGCATGACCACATGGTGTATAGATATGAAATTCTCGAAGTGCTGGGTAAAGGCTCATTTGGTCAAGTGGTCAAATGCTATGACCACAAGACAGATCAGATGGTCGCTGTcaaaattatcagaaataagAAAAG ATTTCACCACCAAGCTCTGGTCGAAGTCAAGATTCTGGACGCACTCCGTCGGCGAGACAAAGACAACCAATTCAACATCATCCACATGGGAGAATACTTCTATTTCCGCAATCATCTCTGTATCACATTTGAACTCATGGG gaTGAACTTGTATGAATTAATCAAGAAGAACAATTTTCAGGGATTCAGTATAGCTTTAATTCGTAGATTTGCCTTTTCTCTTCTCCAATGCCTTAAAATGTTACATCGAGAGAGAATAATACACTGTGATCTAAAGCCA GAAAACATATTACTACGACAACGAGGTCAAAGTTCCATTAAAGTCATAGACTTTGGATCCAGTTGTTACGAACACCAAAGAG TGTACACGTACATCCAGAGTCGGTTTTACCGCTCGCCTGAGGTAATCCTGGGGTTACCCTACTCCATGCCGATAGACATGTGGAGCTTTGGCTGTATCCTGGCGGAGCTGTACACGGGGTACCCCCTGTTCCCCGGGGAGAACGAGGTGGAGCAGCTGGCCTGTATCATGGAGGTCCTGGGACTCCCCAGTGGAAACGTGCTGGATCAGGCCACCAGGAGGCGCCTCTTCTTTG ATTCTAAAGGTAACCCGAGGTGTATCACGAACAGCAAAGGCAAGAAGAGGCGGGTCGGGTCGAAGGACCTTCAGCAGGCGGTCAAGACTTGTGACGCTAACTTCCTGGACTTCATCAGGAGATGTCTCGA ATGGGACCCTAATATCCGGATGACTCCAGAGGAGGCCCTGCAGCATGACTGGATCAAGGAGGGCTTGGTCAACAGGAAGGCAAGGGACTCCAACCGGTCACAACAGAAGACGTCCCACCGCCCGTCCCCTGCCGTGTCTGATCAGAACAGTGACCACCACAAGCCCACCGACCCCTACAAAGTCCCTGCACAGGTCCCTGGCAAAG AGCGTCAGAAGAGTGACGAATGGAAGGTCAGTCTAAAGGAGAGGAAACAGAGTGCCAAACGAGTTCCCCCTGTGGGGGCCTCGGCCGATCACACTCATGAGGAGCATAGTGCTAGAG GGCCCCATTATTTTACAGCTCCCAGTGCCAAGAGTACTAAGGGCAGCGCCAGGAAGGAGGATAGCCACAACGTGGTCAGTGAGGAGGTGAAGAGCCTGGCCCCTGGGCACCCCCACCACCCCAAGGCTGACCCAAACAACACAGAGGACTCAAAATTCTTGCCACCCATTGTGAAATAA
- the LOC105323221 gene encoding dual specificity tyrosine-phosphorylation-regulated kinase 4 isoform X4, producing MGIETLQVLCCVLVVNIGYPKVMIGADYSYVMGNMVLVAGRMIIVQQIPPPHSPLNANLQQRSNRLNADGSKYQSSSQHISTKQSTAGAVPTHHSTQNKHKSGVSYTEGGKLVAAVAPTTTLPQLSNQNELKNSHQKQHHDNDANTLPQLNKKSESYTRQSSYSTINTGTPDRTKRDAYGNKLPMTPGEALKQFRSKLTAFEQTEILDYPEIWFLGLEAKKIEGVPGGAQNNGYDDENGSYIKVMHDHMVYRYEILEVLGKGSFGQVVKCYDHKTDQMVAVKIIRNKKRFHHQALVEVKILDALRRRDKDNQFNIIHMGEYFYFRNHLCITFELMGMNLYELIKKNNFQGFSIALIRRFAFSLLQCLKMLHRERIIHCDLKPENILLRQRGQSSIKVIDFGSSCYEHQRVYTYIQSRFYRSPEVILGLPYSMPIDMWSFGCILAELYTGYPLFPGENEVEQLACIMEVLGLPSGNVLDQATRRRLFFDSKGNPRCITNSKGKKRRVGSKDLQQAVKTCDANFLDFIRRCLEWDPNIRMTPEEALQHDWIKEGLVNRKARDSNRSQQKTSHRPSPAVSDQNSDHHKPTDPYKVPAQVPGKERQKSDEWKVSLKERKQSAKRVPPVGASADHTHEEHSARGPHYFTAPSAKSTKGSARKEDSHNVVSEEVKSLAPGHPHHPKADPNNTEDSKFLPPIVK from the exons AGCCCCCTGAATGCCAACCTCCAGCAGCGGTCCAACCGGCTGAATGCTGATGGCAGTAAATACCAGTCGTCCTCCCAGCACATCTCCACCAAACAGAGCACCGCCGGGGCGGTACCCACCCACCACTCTACCCAGAACAAGCACAAGTCAGGCGTCTCCTACACAGAG GGTGGTAAGCTGGTAGCTGCTGTAGCCCCCACCACCACACTCCCTCAGCTGAGCAACCAGAATGAGTTAAAGAACTCGCACCAGAAGCAGCACCATGATAACGACGCTAACACGCTGCCGCAGCTCAACAAGAAGTCCGAGTCGTACACCCGCCAAAGTTCCTATTCCACCATCAACACGGGCACCCCCGACAGAACCAAGAGGGACGCGTACGGCAACAAGCTGCCAATGACTCCCGGGG AGGCATTAAAGCAGTTCAGAAGTAAATTGACAGCTTTTGAGCAGACAGAGATCTTAGATTACCCAGAAATCTGGTTCCTTGGTCTTGAGGCCAAGAAGATCGAAGGTGTTCCAGGCGGAGCTCAGAACAATGGCTATGATGATGAGAATGGCTCCTACATCAAG GTCATGCATGACCACATGGTGTATAGATATGAAATTCTCGAAGTGCTGGGTAAAGGCTCATTTGGTCAAGTGGTCAAATGCTATGACCACAAGACAGATCAGATGGTCGCTGTcaaaattatcagaaataagAAAAG ATTTCACCACCAAGCTCTGGTCGAAGTCAAGATTCTGGACGCACTCCGTCGGCGAGACAAAGACAACCAATTCAACATCATCCACATGGGAGAATACTTCTATTTCCGCAATCATCTCTGTATCACATTTGAACTCATGGG gaTGAACTTGTATGAATTAATCAAGAAGAACAATTTTCAGGGATTCAGTATAGCTTTAATTCGTAGATTTGCCTTTTCTCTTCTCCAATGCCTTAAAATGTTACATCGAGAGAGAATAATACACTGTGATCTAAAGCCA GAAAACATATTACTACGACAACGAGGTCAAAGTTCCATTAAAGTCATAGACTTTGGATCCAGTTGTTACGAACACCAAAGAG TGTACACGTACATCCAGAGTCGGTTTTACCGCTCGCCTGAGGTAATCCTGGGGTTACCCTACTCCATGCCGATAGACATGTGGAGCTTTGGCTGTATCCTGGCGGAGCTGTACACGGGGTACCCCCTGTTCCCCGGGGAGAACGAGGTGGAGCAGCTGGCCTGTATCATGGAGGTCCTGGGACTCCCCAGTGGAAACGTGCTGGATCAGGCCACCAGGAGGCGCCTCTTCTTTG ATTCTAAAGGTAACCCGAGGTGTATCACGAACAGCAAAGGCAAGAAGAGGCGGGTCGGGTCGAAGGACCTTCAGCAGGCGGTCAAGACTTGTGACGCTAACTTCCTGGACTTCATCAGGAGATGTCTCGA ATGGGACCCTAATATCCGGATGACTCCAGAGGAGGCCCTGCAGCATGACTGGATCAAGGAGGGCTTGGTCAACAGGAAGGCAAGGGACTCCAACCGGTCACAACAGAAGACGTCCCACCGCCCGTCCCCTGCCGTGTCTGATCAGAACAGTGACCACCACAAGCCCACCGACCCCTACAAAGTCCCTGCACAGGTCCCTGGCAAAG AGCGTCAGAAGAGTGACGAATGGAAGGTCAGTCTAAAGGAGAGGAAACAGAGTGCCAAACGAGTTCCCCCTGTGGGGGCCTCGGCCGATCACACTCATGAGGAGCATAGTGCTAGAG GGCCCCATTATTTTACAGCTCCCAGTGCCAAGAGTACTAAGGGCAGCGCCAGGAAGGAGGATAGCCACAACGTGGTCAGTGAGGAGGTGAAGAGCCTGGCCCCTGGGCACCCCCACCACCCCAAGGCTGACCCAAACAACACAGAGGACTCAAAATTCTTGCCACCCATTGTGAAATAA